The Nocardioides sp. S5 genome includes a window with the following:
- a CDS encoding SDR family oxidoreductase, with translation MTPSEPGAAAGVAVVTGASRGLGAAIAVRLAAAGRPVAVNYLRGRDGAEAVVERIRSAGGVAEAFGADVVDEDGVADLFAQVSTTLGPVTAVVANATGPQPEVGVDELSWRAHLDQLEFFVKSPTLLVQAALPTMRSAGGGRVVLIGSDMADRATPGMSAYVAAKNAQVGLTRVWAKELGPEGVTVNLVQPGWIPVERHAGISTDSYVADVPLRRMGTPDDVAATVAHLASDAGGFITGQRISVNGGHTI, from the coding sequence GTGACACCGTCTGAGCCGGGTGCCGCCGCGGGGGTCGCGGTCGTCACCGGCGCGTCGCGCGGGCTCGGCGCGGCCATCGCCGTCCGGCTCGCGGCCGCCGGTCGGCCCGTCGCGGTCAACTACCTGCGCGGCCGCGATGGTGCCGAGGCCGTCGTCGAGCGGATCAGGAGTGCCGGCGGCGTCGCCGAGGCGTTCGGGGCCGACGTCGTCGACGAGGACGGGGTCGCCGACCTCTTCGCCCAGGTCTCCACGACTCTCGGCCCGGTGACCGCGGTCGTCGCCAACGCCACCGGTCCCCAGCCGGAGGTCGGCGTGGACGAGCTGTCCTGGCGCGCGCACCTCGACCAGCTGGAGTTCTTCGTCAAGAGCCCCACCCTGCTCGTGCAGGCCGCGCTGCCGACCATGCGGTCGGCCGGCGGCGGGCGGGTCGTCCTGATCGGCTCCGACATGGCGGACCGGGCCACGCCCGGCATGTCGGCGTACGTCGCTGCCAAGAACGCCCAGGTCGGGCTCACCCGGGTGTGGGCGAAGGAGCTGGGGCCTGAGGGCGTCACCGTCAACCTCGTCCAGCCCGGGTGGATCCCGGTCGAGCGCCACGCCGGCATCAGCACGGACTCCTACGTCGCCGACGTGCCGCTGCGGCGGATGGGCACGCCCGACGACGTCGCCGCGACGGTGGCCCACCTGGCCTCCGACGCGGGCGGCTTCATCACCGGGCAGCGCATCTCGGTCAACGGCGGCCACACGATCTAG
- a CDS encoding MscL family protein, translating to MSGFKAFILKGNLIEIAVGLIMALSFAAVTTTFTEWLTGLLPVSDDIFSGEVGSFGAFLNAVIAFLILAAVVYFFVVVPYTRAKERFFPSEEPGTPADVAVLEEIRDLLKARGGNV from the coding sequence ATGAGTGGTTTCAAGGCTTTCATCCTCAAGGGCAACCTGATCGAGATCGCCGTCGGTCTCATCATGGCCCTGTCGTTCGCAGCGGTGACGACCACGTTCACCGAGTGGCTCACCGGCCTGCTGCCGGTGTCCGATGACATCTTCAGCGGCGAGGTCGGCTCCTTCGGTGCGTTCCTGAACGCCGTCATCGCCTTCCTGATCCTCGCAGCGGTCGTCTACTTCTTCGTGGTGGTGCCCTACACCAGGGCGAAGGAGCGCTTCTTCCCGAGCGAGGAGCCCGGCACCCCCGCCGACGTCGCGGTGCTCGAGGAGATCCGCGACCTGCTCAAGGCCCGCGGCGGCAACGTCTGA
- a CDS encoding LCP family protein, with protein sequence MSDESRPEAPVGAPKRKGKVARKHTVGRVILVSALVLALITGLGTIYFVRHLNGNIEGVSLDALGGDRPEKVYRGNGEPLNILVMGDDTREGAGNAIDGEGGGGSDTTILVHLSADRERAYAVSIPRDSIVDRPECNDGESAAATEVMWNAAYGIGGPVCTVDQLETETDVFVDHFVVVDFNGFGDMVDAVGGVPVCVPEDLVDRKHGIFVPAGDPSVLTGDEALDYVRARSVGELAQRNDISRIRRQQTFIAALVRKVKSAGTLTRLDKVVGFLDAATKSLTTDTELDSVTRIGKIAMQLQSIGLDKVQFVTLPTEYYPTDSEFSGRVFWTEQATEIWELINEDKEIPARLLSGNAVTAEPPSTSSETPAGTAAPTESGTETPSATPTYTPTETASPSETATPSAPATTEPEPVPGVCA encoded by the coding sequence GTGTCGGATGAGTCACGTCCGGAGGCTCCTGTCGGCGCGCCCAAGCGCAAGGGCAAGGTCGCGCGCAAGCACACCGTCGGACGAGTGATCCTCGTCAGTGCCCTGGTCCTGGCGCTCATCACCGGGCTCGGCACGATCTACTTCGTTCGACACCTCAACGGCAACATCGAGGGCGTCTCACTGGACGCGCTCGGTGGGGATCGCCCCGAGAAGGTCTACCGGGGCAACGGCGAGCCGCTCAACATCCTGGTGATGGGCGACGACACCCGCGAGGGCGCCGGCAACGCCATCGACGGTGAGGGCGGCGGCGGCTCCGACACGACCATCCTCGTGCACCTGTCTGCCGACCGCGAGCGCGCCTACGCCGTCTCCATCCCGCGCGACTCCATCGTCGACCGCCCCGAGTGCAACGACGGCGAGTCCGCTGCGGCGACCGAGGTGATGTGGAACGCCGCCTATGGCATCGGCGGTCCGGTGTGCACCGTCGACCAGCTCGAGACCGAGACCGACGTCTTCGTCGACCACTTCGTGGTCGTCGACTTCAACGGGTTCGGCGACATGGTCGACGCCGTCGGCGGAGTGCCGGTCTGTGTGCCCGAGGACCTCGTTGACCGCAAGCACGGGATCTTCGTCCCGGCGGGCGACCCGTCGGTGCTGACCGGGGACGAGGCGCTCGACTACGTCCGGGCCCGTTCGGTCGGCGAGCTGGCTCAACGCAACGACATCTCCCGCATCAGGCGCCAGCAGACCTTCATCGCCGCACTGGTGCGCAAGGTGAAGTCGGCCGGCACCCTCACGCGTCTCGACAAGGTCGTCGGATTCCTCGACGCTGCCACCAAGTCGCTGACGACCGACACCGAGCTCGACTCGGTGACCCGGATCGGCAAGATCGCCATGCAGCTGCAGAGCATCGGCCTCGACAAGGTGCAGTTCGTGACGCTGCCGACGGAGTACTACCCCACGGACTCCGAATTCAGTGGGCGGGTCTTCTGGACCGAGCAGGCCACCGAGATCTGGGAGCTCATCAACGAGGACAAGGAGATCCCGGCGCGCCTGCTGTCCGGGAACGCTGTCACCGCTGAGCCGCCCAGCACGTCCTCGGAGACGCCAGCCGGCACCGCGGCGCCCACGGAGAGCGGGACCGAGACGCCTTCCGCCACGCCGACCTACACCCCGACGGAGACGGCGTCGCCCAGCGAGACCGCGACCCCTTCGGCCCCGGCGACCACGGAGCCGGAGCCCGTCCCGGGAGTCTGCGCGTGA
- a CDS encoding 5-formyltetrahydrofolate cyclo-ligase, whose translation MDGHDWGDATIAKGALRDQVLAARRRRPLDAGAEHAAALAQVALGWDAVRSAATVAAYVSVGSEPGTGLLLDALVGAGKRVIVPVLLPDNDLDWAAYAGPGSLAAATRGLLEPSGPRLGVDAVRTADVVLVPGLAVSPAGDRLGRGGGSYDRALARVPAGTPVAVVLHDDEVGLSVPTDPHDVAVGFALTGAGVVVLGSGSPATR comes from the coding sequence GTGGACGGGCACGACTGGGGCGACGCGACGATCGCCAAGGGCGCGCTGCGCGACCAGGTGCTGGCGGCCCGGCGACGCCGCCCGCTCGACGCCGGCGCGGAGCACGCGGCCGCCCTCGCGCAGGTCGCGCTGGGCTGGGACGCGGTGCGTTCGGCGGCCACGGTGGCGGCGTACGTCTCGGTCGGCAGCGAGCCCGGCACCGGCCTCCTGCTCGACGCGCTCGTGGGCGCCGGCAAGCGGGTGATCGTCCCGGTGCTCCTGCCCGACAACGACCTCGACTGGGCGGCGTACGCCGGACCGGGGTCGCTCGCCGCGGCGACGCGCGGGCTCCTCGAGCCCTCGGGACCGCGGCTCGGCGTCGATGCGGTCCGCACCGCCGACGTCGTCCTCGTGCCCGGCCTGGCCGTCTCCCCCGCCGGCGACCGGCTCGGGCGCGGCGGCGGGTCGTACGACCGGGCGCTGGCGCGGGTGCCCGCCGGGACGCCGGTGGCCGTCGTGCTCCACGACGACGAGGTCGGGCTCTCCGTCCCGACCGACCCCCACGACGTGGCGGTGGGGTTCGCGCTGACGGGGGCGGGGGTCGTGGTCCTGGGTTCGGGATCCCCGGCCACCCGGTGA
- a CDS encoding penicillin acylase family protein, with translation MSDPSPTPAPQSANQSADQSADRPRSHRWQAFRRAPRAVRWTAWTAVGLVLVLLVLAAAVVGVVRRPLPQTEGELEVPGLSASVEVVRDAHGIAQVYADTDDDLMRAQGFVHAQERFFEMDFRRHVTAGRLSEIFGEDSLETDRFIRTMGWRRVAEQEWPLLEPATRAALTAYAEGVNAYIEDRSPSELAAEYSILGLTGLDYTPEEWQPVDSLAWLKAMAWDLRGNMEAEVDRVLLSLDHSEAEVAQLWPAYDAEAHPPIVSGGGVVDGVFEQNATANATRNPRRPAYPRGVVEALERVQDRVAAMPELVGKGRGIGSNSWVVDGEHSATGQPLLANDPHLGISQPGIWMQMGLHCREASPDCTLDTSGFTFSGVPGVIIGHNADIAWGFTNLGPDVTDLFLEQTEGDDLYVRDGATEPLRVRTETIEVRGADDVELRVRETVHGPLISDVSTEFATVGANAPTDEPGERGSGYAVALAWTALDPAPTADAILALNRASDWDEFRAAAADFAVPAQNLVYADREGHIGYQAPGRIPIRRGGNDGTMPVEGWISANDWTGDYIPFDGLPSVLDPEEGFIVTANQAVVDEDYPYLLTRDWDYGYRSTRIREVLEDEGELSVEEMVDLQLDTANPMAETLVPYLLDIQDLPNPYYRNAQRLLRDWDGSSPADSAPAAYFNVVWANLLELTFHDELRVRTWPDGGDRWFTVVGRMLTEPAGPWWDDAGTDDEVETRDDILRAAMIAARDEMTRRQARDPRLWTWGRLHRMNLRHATLGESGIAPVERLFNRDGWQVGGGSSIVDATSWNAAEGYEVTAAPSMRMVVSLADFDDSRWINLTGVSGHPASSHYTDQTELYVDGETLPWAYSREAVDEAAEDRLVLTPAG, from the coding sequence ATGAGCGACCCGTCACCCACCCCTGCGCCCCAGTCCGCCAACCAGTCCGCCGACCAGTCCGCCGACCGGCCCCGGTCCCACCGGTGGCAGGCGTTCCGGCGCGCGCCGCGGGCGGTCCGCTGGACGGCCTGGACCGCGGTCGGCCTGGTCCTGGTGCTGCTCGTGCTGGCCGCGGCGGTCGTCGGGGTCGTACGCCGTCCGCTGCCGCAGACCGAGGGCGAGCTCGAGGTCCCCGGGCTGTCGGCGTCGGTCGAGGTCGTGCGCGACGCGCACGGCATCGCGCAGGTCTATGCCGACACCGACGACGACCTGATGCGCGCGCAGGGCTTCGTCCACGCGCAGGAGCGCTTCTTCGAGATGGACTTCCGCCGCCACGTCACGGCCGGCCGGCTCTCGGAGATCTTCGGCGAGGACAGCCTCGAGACCGACCGCTTCATCCGCACCATGGGCTGGCGCCGGGTCGCGGAGCAGGAGTGGCCGTTGCTGGAACCCGCGACGCGCGCCGCGCTGACGGCGTACGCCGAGGGGGTGAACGCCTACATCGAGGACCGCTCGCCCTCCGAGCTCGCGGCGGAGTACAGCATCCTGGGCCTGACCGGCCTCGACTACACGCCCGAGGAGTGGCAGCCGGTCGACTCGCTGGCCTGGCTCAAGGCGATGGCGTGGGACCTGCGCGGCAACATGGAGGCCGAGGTCGACCGGGTGCTGCTGTCCCTCGACCACAGCGAGGCGGAGGTCGCCCAGCTGTGGCCGGCCTACGACGCCGAGGCGCACCCGCCGATCGTCTCCGGAGGCGGTGTCGTCGACGGCGTCTTCGAGCAGAACGCCACCGCCAACGCGACCCGCAACCCCCGCCGCCCGGCGTACCCCCGTGGTGTGGTCGAGGCACTCGAGCGCGTGCAGGACCGGGTGGCCGCGATGCCCGAGCTGGTCGGCAAGGGTCGCGGCATCGGCAGCAACTCGTGGGTCGTCGACGGCGAGCACAGCGCCACCGGCCAGCCACTGCTCGCCAACGACCCGCACCTGGGCATCAGCCAGCCCGGCATCTGGATGCAGATGGGCCTGCACTGCCGCGAGGCCTCGCCCGACTGCACCCTCGACACCTCGGGCTTCACCTTCTCCGGCGTGCCCGGCGTGATCATCGGTCACAACGCCGACATCGCGTGGGGCTTCACCAACCTCGGGCCCGACGTCACCGACCTGTTCCTCGAGCAGACCGAGGGCGACGACCTCTACGTCCGCGACGGCGCCACCGAGCCGCTGCGGGTGCGCACCGAGACCATCGAGGTCCGCGGCGCCGACGACGTCGAGCTGCGGGTGCGCGAGACCGTCCACGGCCCGCTCATCAGCGACGTGTCCACGGAGTTCGCCACCGTCGGCGCCAACGCCCCGACCGACGAGCCGGGCGAGCGCGGCAGCGGGTACGCCGTCGCGCTCGCGTGGACCGCGCTCGACCCCGCACCCACCGCCGACGCGATCCTCGCGCTCAACCGTGCGTCGGACTGGGACGAGTTCCGCGCGGCGGCCGCCGACTTCGCGGTGCCCGCGCAGAACCTCGTCTACGCCGACCGCGAGGGCCACATCGGCTACCAGGCGCCCGGCCGGATCCCGATCCGTCGCGGCGGCAACGACGGCACGATGCCGGTCGAGGGGTGGATCAGCGCCAACGACTGGACCGGCGACTACATCCCCTTCGACGGCCTGCCGAGCGTGCTGGACCCCGAGGAGGGCTTCATCGTCACCGCCAACCAGGCGGTCGTCGACGAGGACTACCCCTACCTGCTGACCCGCGACTGGGACTACGGCTACCGCTCGACCCGCATCCGCGAGGTGCTCGAGGACGAGGGCGAGCTGTCGGTGGAGGAGATGGTGGACCTCCAGCTCGACACGGCCAACCCGATGGCCGAGACGCTGGTGCCCTACCTGCTCGACATCCAGGACCTGCCGAACCCCTACTACCGCAACGCCCAGCGGCTGCTGCGCGACTGGGACGGCTCGTCGCCGGCCGACAGCGCGCCGGCGGCGTACTTCAACGTCGTGTGGGCCAACCTGCTCGAGCTCACCTTCCACGACGAGCTGCGCGTGCGGACCTGGCCCGACGGCGGCGACCGGTGGTTCACCGTGGTCGGCCGGATGCTGACCGAGCCCGCCGGACCGTGGTGGGACGACGCCGGCACCGATGACGAGGTGGAGACGCGCGACGACATCCTCCGCGCCGCGATGATCGCTGCCCGCGACGAGATGACGCGGCGCCAGGCGCGCGACCCGCGGCTGTGGACGTGGGGCCGGCTGCACCGCATGAACCTGCGCCACGCGACCCTCGGCGAGTCCGGCATCGCGCCGGTCGAGCGCCTCTTCAACCGCGACGGCTGGCAGGTCGGCGGCGGCTCCTCGATCGTCGACGCCACGTCGTGGAACGCCGCCGAGGGCTACGAGGTGACCGCCGCGCCGTCGATGCGCATGGTGGTCTCGCTCGCGGACTTCGACGACTCGCGCTGGATCAACCTCACCGGCGTCTCCGGACACCCGGCGTCGTCGCACTACACCGACCAGACCGAGCTCTACGTCGACGGCGAGACCCTGCCCTGGGCCTACAGCCGCGAGGCCGTAGACGAGGCGGCCGAGGACCGGTTGGTGCTGACGCCGGCGGGCTGA
- a CDS encoding MerR family transcriptional regulator has protein sequence MAQGAGETTDVVMHIGEVAARTELSLRSLRHWEEVGLLQPSGRTDGGFRLYTESDVDKILVIRRMKPLGFSLDEMKAVMSDLEVLGDPEADESDRAAAQQRIADVRTDATERRARLVRQLEMADEFIGLLGARHG, from the coding sequence ATGGCCCAGGGGGCAGGCGAGACGACGGACGTCGTCATGCACATCGGCGAGGTCGCGGCCCGCACCGAGCTGTCGCTGCGCAGCCTGCGCCACTGGGAGGAGGTCGGCCTGCTCCAGCCGTCGGGTCGCACCGACGGCGGCTTCCGCCTCTACACCGAGTCCGACGTCGACAAGATCCTCGTCATCCGGCGCATGAAGCCGCTCGGCTTCAGCCTCGACGAGATGAAGGCCGTGATGTCCGACCTGGAGGTCCTCGGCGACCCGGAGGCCGACGAGAGCGACCGGGCTGCGGCGCAGCAGCGGATCGCCGACGTGCGCACGGACGCCACCGAGCGTCGTGCGCGCCTGGTCCGCCAGCTCGAGATGGCCGACGAGTTCATCGGCCTGCTCGGTGCGCGCCACGGCTGA
- a CDS encoding SAF domain-containing protein, with the protein MLPGLPPTRRRLRAVRHQLRRRRRLLAAALTAVAVLGVLRALAPPEPDTLEVLVAARDLPSGTRLDDGDLVAHDWPQDLAPPDAATSALGRVLAAPLGRGEVLTDARVVGPGLALAEPGQTILPVRLPDAGMATLLQPGDEVDLVATDPGTGASSIVAREVTVLATPRGVPDGPAGGAGGALVVVGTSATEAIDISSAALSHFVTVSWTR; encoded by the coding sequence ATGCTCCCGGGACTCCCGCCGACCAGGCGTCGGCTGCGCGCGGTACGCCATCAGCTGAGGCGTCGCCGCCGGCTGCTCGCCGCCGCGCTGACCGCCGTCGCGGTCCTCGGCGTGCTGCGCGCGCTCGCGCCGCCCGAGCCCGACACCCTCGAGGTGCTGGTGGCCGCGCGCGACCTGCCCTCGGGCACCCGGCTCGACGACGGTGACCTCGTCGCGCACGACTGGCCGCAGGACCTCGCGCCGCCCGACGCCGCGACGAGCGCGCTGGGCCGCGTGCTGGCCGCGCCGCTCGGCCGGGGTGAGGTGCTCACGGACGCCCGCGTCGTCGGGCCGGGGCTCGCGCTGGCCGAGCCGGGGCAGACGATCCTGCCGGTGCGGTTGCCCGACGCGGGGATGGCGACCCTGCTCCAGCCGGGTGACGAGGTCGACCTGGTGGCCACGGACCCCGGCACCGGCGCCTCGAGCATCGTGGCGCGGGAGGTGACCGTCCTCGCCACGCCCCGCGGCGTGCCCGACGGACCTGCGGGCGGCGCAGGCGGCGCGCTCGTGGTGGTCGGCACGTCCGCGACCGAGGCGATCGACATCAGCAGCGCGGCGCTGTCGCATTTCGTGACGGTCTCCTGGACCCGCTAG
- a CDS encoding UTP--glucose-1-phosphate uridylyltransferase → MASKGNGRGLDLAREKMRNAGVDEVAIDTFAHYYRLLEHGETGMIAEDSIEPLDMEALDDVEVADDVAAEAIRKTAVIKLNGGLGTSMGMDRAKSLLCVRRGLSFLDIIARQVLHLRQQYDATLPLMFMNSFRTSDDTMAALARYDGLPVEGLPLEFLQNKEPKLLEADLMPAAYPKAPDLEWCPPGHGDIYTALRGTGLLAQLLDAGYRYAFVSNSDNLGAVPDARVAGWFAESGAPFAIEAVRRTPSDRKGGHFARRKEDGRIVLRESAQTLDADKEALADLGRHRFSSTNNLWFDLRAMTEALDARGGILGLPLIRNVKNLDPADPTTPKVIQVETAMGAAIEVFEGARTIEVGRDRFVPVKTTDDLLVLRSDVYELGKDFVLAQGGDEVPYVALDGDFYKLVGDFDKRFPEGAPSLREADSFTVEGDWTFGRGVKVVGEVALNATSAKRVEGGTVLDEQEQHG, encoded by the coding sequence ATGGCAAGCAAGGGCAACGGCCGCGGCCTCGACCTGGCGCGCGAGAAGATGCGCAACGCAGGCGTCGACGAGGTCGCGATCGACACGTTCGCGCACTACTACCGTCTCCTCGAGCACGGCGAGACCGGCATGATCGCCGAGGACTCGATCGAGCCGCTCGACATGGAGGCGCTCGACGACGTCGAGGTCGCCGACGACGTGGCTGCGGAGGCGATCCGCAAGACGGCCGTCATCAAGCTCAACGGCGGGCTCGGCACGTCGATGGGCATGGACCGCGCCAAGTCGCTGCTGTGCGTGAGGCGCGGCCTGAGCTTCCTCGACATCATCGCCCGCCAGGTGCTGCACCTGCGCCAGCAGTACGACGCGACGCTGCCGCTGATGTTCATGAACTCCTTCCGCACCTCGGACGACACGATGGCCGCGCTCGCTCGCTACGACGGGCTCCCGGTCGAAGGCCTGCCCCTGGAGTTCCTGCAGAACAAGGAGCCCAAGCTCCTCGAGGCCGACCTGATGCCGGCCGCCTATCCCAAGGCGCCCGACCTCGAGTGGTGCCCGCCGGGCCACGGCGACATCTACACCGCGCTGCGCGGCACCGGCCTGCTCGCGCAGCTGCTCGACGCCGGCTACCGCTACGCCTTCGTCTCCAACTCCGACAACCTCGGTGCGGTGCCGGACGCGCGCGTCGCCGGCTGGTTCGCCGAGAGCGGCGCGCCGTTCGCGATCGAAGCGGTGCGGCGTACGCCCTCGGACCGCAAGGGCGGCCACTTCGCCCGCCGCAAGGAGGACGGTCGCATCGTGCTGCGCGAGTCGGCGCAGACGCTGGACGCCGACAAGGAGGCGCTGGCCGACCTTGGGCGCCACCGCTTCTCCTCCACCAACAACCTGTGGTTCGACCTCCGGGCGATGACCGAGGCGCTCGACGCGCGCGGCGGGATCCTGGGCCTGCCGCTGATCCGCAACGTGAAGAACCTCGACCCGGCCGACCCCACCACCCCGAAGGTGATCCAGGTCGAGACGGCGATGGGTGCCGCGATCGAGGTCTTCGAGGGGGCCCGCACCATCGAGGTGGGACGCGACCGCTTCGTGCCGGTGAAGACGACCGACGACCTGCTGGTGCTGCGCTCGGACGTCTACGAACTCGGCAAGGACTTCGTGCTGGCCCAGGGAGGAGACGAGGTGCCCTACGTCGCGCTCGACGGCGACTTCTACAAGCTCGTCGGCGACTTCGACAAGCGGTTCCCCGAGGGAGCCCCGTCGTTGCGCGAGGCCGACTCGTTCACCGTCGAGGGCGACTGGACCTTCGGCCGCGGCGTGAAGGTCGTGGGCGAGGTGGCGCTCAACGCGACGTCGGCCAAGCGTGTCGAGGGCGGCACCGTCCTCGACGAGCAGGAGCAGCATGGCTGA
- a CDS encoding SulP family inorganic anion transporter yields the protein MSAATEPMAPPATVEPSVRAALRSPTMLRTEVLAGLVVALALIPEAISFSIIAGVDPRIGLFASFTMAVSIAFLGGRPAMISAATGAIALVIAPVMRDHGYDYLVATVLLGGLIQIALGLGGFGRLMRFIPRSVMVGFVNALAILIFLAQVPYLVDVPWLVYPMIAVGLAIMVALPRVTTVVPAPLVAIVALTGFTVLASLSVPDVGDEGELPDSLPELFFPDVPWTLETLKIIAPYAMAMAVVGLLESLLTAKLVDDITDTRSSKTRESWGQGAANVITGFFGGMGGCAMIGQTLINVNVSRARTRISTFLAGVFLLILVVGLGDVVAIIPMAALVAVMILVSVGTFDWHSIQPATLRRMPKSETTVMVATVAVTVATHNLAIGVVVGVLVAMTLFARRVAHLTEVQREVVEDRDGVPTAVYRVTGQLFFASSNDLYTQFDYAEDPDAVVIDLTDSHVWDASTVASLDAITTKYARKGKTVEIIGLNPASAERHERLSGSLPSH from the coding sequence GTGTCTGCTGCCACCGAGCCTATGGCCCCTCCCGCCACCGTCGAACCCAGCGTGCGCGCGGCCCTGCGCTCGCCGACGATGCTGCGCACCGAGGTGCTGGCCGGCCTCGTCGTCGCGCTCGCGCTGATCCCCGAGGCGATCTCGTTCTCGATCATCGCCGGCGTCGACCCCCGCATCGGCCTGTTCGCCTCCTTCACCATGGCTGTCTCCATCGCCTTCCTCGGCGGACGGCCGGCGATGATCTCGGCCGCGACCGGCGCGATCGCGCTGGTCATCGCCCCGGTGATGCGTGACCACGGCTACGACTACCTCGTCGCCACGGTGCTGCTCGGCGGCCTGATCCAGATCGCTCTCGGCCTCGGCGGATTCGGCAGGCTGATGCGCTTCATCCCCCGCTCGGTGATGGTCGGGTTCGTCAACGCCCTCGCGATCCTCATCTTCCTGGCGCAGGTCCCCTACCTGGTCGACGTGCCGTGGCTGGTCTACCCGATGATCGCCGTGGGCCTGGCGATCATGGTCGCGCTGCCGCGCGTCACGACCGTCGTGCCCGCGCCCCTCGTCGCGATCGTCGCCCTCACCGGCTTCACCGTGCTGGCCTCGCTCTCGGTGCCCGACGTCGGCGACGAGGGTGAGCTGCCCGACAGCCTGCCGGAGCTGTTCTTCCCCGACGTCCCGTGGACGCTCGAGACGCTCAAGATCATCGCTCCCTACGCGATGGCCATGGCGGTCGTCGGCCTGCTCGAGTCGCTGCTGACCGCCAAGCTCGTCGACGACATCACCGACACGCGCTCCAGCAAGACCCGGGAGTCGTGGGGCCAGGGCGCCGCCAACGTCATCACCGGCTTCTTCGGCGGCATGGGCGGCTGCGCGATGATCGGCCAGACCCTCATCAACGTGAACGTCTCCCGCGCCCGCACCCGGATCTCGACGTTCCTGGCGGGCGTCTTCCTGCTGATCCTCGTCGTCGGCCTCGGCGACGTCGTCGCCATCATCCCGATGGCCGCGCTGGTGGCGGTGATGATCCTGGTGTCGGTCGGCACCTTCGACTGGCACTCGATCCAGCCGGCCACCCTGCGCCGGATGCCGAAGTCGGAGACCACCGTCATGGTCGCGACCGTCGCGGTCACCGTCGCCACGCACAACCTCGCCATCGGCGTCGTGGTCGGTGTGCTCGTCGCGATGACGCTCTTCGCCCGTCGCGTCGCCCACCTCACCGAGGTGCAGCGCGAGGTCGTCGAGGACCGCGACGGCGTGCCGACGGCGGTCTACCGGGTCACCGGCCAGCTGTTCTTCGCCTCGAGCAACGACCTCTACACCCAGTTCGACTACGCCGAGGACCCCGACGCCGTGGTCATCGACCTCACCGACTCCCACGTCTGGGACGCCTCGACCGTCGCCTCGCTCGACGCCATCACCACCAAGTACGCGCGCAAGGGCAAGACCGTGGAGATCATCGGGCTCAACCCCGCGAGCGCCGAGCGCCACGAGCGGCTCAGCGGGTCGCTGCCGTCGCACTGA
- a CDS encoding FmdB family zinc ribbon protein, which yields MPTYQYACTECGHSFEQFQSFSEDALTVCPECDGKLRKLFNAVGVVFKGSGFYRTDSRSTSASSTPASTTSSSSASDSSSTSSSSSSTSSTSSSSSSSSSSD from the coding sequence ATGCCCACCTATCAGTACGCCTGCACCGAGTGCGGGCACTCCTTCGAGCAGTTCCAGAGCTTCAGCGAGGACGCGCTGACCGTCTGCCCCGAGTGCGACGGCAAGCTGCGCAAGCTCTTCAACGCCGTCGGCGTGGTCTTCAAGGGCTCCGGGTTCTACCGCACCGACAGCCGCAGCACCTCCGCGTCGTCGACGCCGGCGTCGACGACCTCCTCGTCGTCGGCCTCGGACTCCTCGTCCACCTCGAGCAGCTCGTCGTCGACCTCGTCCACCTCGTCGTCGTCCTCCAGCTCGTCGTCCTCGGACTGA